In Jeotgalibaca arthritidis, a single genomic region encodes these proteins:
- a CDS encoding FMN-dependent NADH-azoreductase: protein MNILIVKANDRPATESISSRMFETFYEEVKNNEKLDVTVYDIYKEDMPYIGQDLFGAFGKMASGEALTAAEEAVVAANQKARDAFTAADVVVIAFPLWNLTIPAKLQTFIDYIFAGGYTFKYDETGKMVALLPDKKVILMNARGGVYSTNEMQAMEMSVNYLRNVFAGIFQNEIIDEIIIEGHNKDPERAQEIIETGLEKVRQAARNLG, encoded by the coding sequence ATGAATATTTTAATCGTTAAAGCAAACGACCGCCCAGCAACAGAGAGTATTTCAAGCCGCATGTTCGAAACATTTTATGAAGAAGTAAAAAACAACGAAAAATTAGATGTGACTGTTTATGATATTTACAAAGAAGACATGCCATACATTGGTCAAGATTTATTTGGCGCATTTGGAAAAATGGCAAGTGGTGAAGCTTTAACTGCTGCTGAAGAAGCAGTTGTAGCAGCTAATCAAAAAGCCCGCGATGCCTTTACAGCAGCAGATGTTGTTGTTATTGCATTCCCACTATGGAACTTAACCATTCCAGCTAAATTACAAACATTTATCGATTACATTTTTGCAGGTGGTTATACATTCAAGTATGATGAAACTGGAAAAATGGTTGCCTTATTACCAGACAAAAAAGTGATCTTAATGAATGCTCGTGGTGGTGTTTATTCAACAAACGAGATGCAAGCAATGGAAATGAGTGTGAACTATTTACGTAACGTTTTCGCAGGTATCTTCCAAAATGAAATTATCGATGAAATCATTATTGAAGGACACAACAAAGATCCAGAACGCGCACAAGAAATTATTGAAACAGGTTTAGAAAAAGTAAGACAAGCAGCAAGAAACTTAGGATAA
- the cdaA gene encoding diadenylate cyclase CdaA: MNFDLENILSWQNAANVLDIILVWYLVYKLIYILKGTRAIQLVQGVLIVVLLKLLAVFLQLETIDWIINQVVRWGVVAVIIIFQPEIRRGLEHLGKAVFRNRTKTLARTGEMFVQELDKAVQYMARRKIGALISIELEDSLEEYARTGIPINGNVSNQLLINIFIPNTPLHDGAVIIQDFKITSAASYLPLSENPLISKDLGTRHRAAIGLSEVTDSVTIVVSEETGGISVAHQNKLHREMSREDFVAYLTEQFVIEEEEHDDDHKPSLIQEFFDYLKWGNSE, from the coding sequence ATGAACTTTGATTTAGAAAATATCCTTAGTTGGCAGAATGCAGCCAACGTATTGGACATTATACTAGTTTGGTATCTTGTTTATAAATTAATTTATATTTTAAAAGGAACACGAGCCATACAATTAGTACAAGGGGTACTGATTGTTGTGTTGCTTAAATTATTGGCAGTCTTTCTCCAATTAGAAACGATTGATTGGATTATCAATCAAGTGGTTCGCTGGGGAGTTGTCGCTGTTATTATTATTTTCCAACCTGAAATTCGGCGTGGTTTGGAACATTTAGGAAAAGCAGTCTTTAGAAACCGTACAAAAACATTGGCTCGAACAGGGGAAATGTTTGTCCAAGAACTCGACAAGGCTGTGCAATATATGGCACGTCGTAAAATTGGGGCATTGATTTCGATTGAACTGGAAGACTCATTGGAGGAATATGCACGTACAGGTATTCCGATTAATGGGAATGTATCTAATCAGCTACTGATTAATATTTTTATTCCTAACACACCGCTTCACGATGGTGCGGTCATTATTCAGGACTTTAAAATAACATCTGCAGCTAGTTATTTACCGCTGTCAGAAAATCCCTTAATTTCTAAGGACTTGGGAACACGTCATCGGGCAGCTATTGGTCTCAGCGAAGTGACAGACTCAGTCACCATTGTTGTTTCTGAAGAAACAGGGGGCATAAGTGTCGCCCATCAAAACAAGCTACATCGTGAAATGTCGAGAGAAGATTTTGTGGCATACTTAACCGAACAATTTGTAATAGAAGAGGAAGAACATGACGACGATCATAAACCGAGTTTGATTCAAGAATTCTTTGACTATCTGAAATGGGGGAATTCCGAATGA
- the mgtA gene encoding magnesium-translocating P-type ATPase, whose protein sequence is MTKKVKHIYVEKKTKNSELVRLGRLSTDEILNELKTDLTGISQAEAQTRLETYGLNEVAAQKPMPWYRLLLEGFKDPFIYVLALLMVVSAATKDYDASIIMGLMIVFSAGLHFFQEYRSQQASLALKELIETTTSVTREGVTQEIPIDEIVPGDIVNLSTGDMIPADARLIWAKDLFVNQSSLTGESLPVEKYVATDVQDRDPSTVTALDFENLAFMGTDVLSGQGKVLVLKTGEATFFGDIASQSTKSRGETSFDRGVKNVSKVLLRFMAVMVPIVFLMNGFSKGDWTGAFFFAIAIAVGLTPEMLPMIVTSNLAKGALTMSRKKVIVKELNAIQNLGAMDVLCTDKTGTITEDKVVLVEHLDPLGNDSDQVLALTYMNANYQTGWKNVMDHAVLEYVEENRDAVNFAKAEKIDEIPFDFSRRRLTVAVKTEEKQLMITKGAAEEMLSICNRVEINGEILPLTDELRANMTAISTKLNMQGMRVLIVAYKENVHDEAVYSVKDEQDMIISGFMGFLDPPKQSSITAIKSLHEHGVNVKVLTGDNEIVAQKICKDVGIEVNRAILGTELDQMSDQDLSDVVEEVNLFAKLNPAQKSRILSSLQEKGHTVGFMGDGINDAPALRTADVGISVDNAADITKEASSIILLEKSLTVLEDGVLEGRNVFGNMMKYIKMTVSSNFGNVFSVLIASAFLPFLPMLSIQLLVQNLIYDIAQLTIPWDRMDEEDLMKPTKWDTSDLMTFTFAIGPISSIFDVLTFLVMWFVFKANTPQDAALFHSGWFVIGLITQTVVVHVIRTKKIPFIQSRAGFGVSLSTILVVIAAVLIPGSFFGSYIDLVALPTNYWLWAFVIIIAYVLTTQVVKTIYIKVNKKWL, encoded by the coding sequence ATGACAAAAAAAGTAAAACACATTTATGTAGAAAAAAAGACAAAAAATAGCGAGCTAGTGAGACTAGGTCGCCTTAGTACAGACGAGATTTTGAATGAATTAAAAACGGACTTAACGGGTATTAGCCAAGCAGAAGCTCAAACACGCCTAGAAACATATGGCTTGAATGAGGTAGCTGCTCAAAAACCAATGCCATGGTATCGCTTGTTGCTAGAAGGATTCAAAGACCCATTCATTTATGTTTTAGCACTTTTAATGGTCGTATCGGCTGCAACAAAGGATTATGATGCCAGTATTATTATGGGATTGATGATTGTCTTTAGTGCCGGCTTGCACTTTTTCCAAGAATACCGTTCGCAACAAGCCAGCTTAGCTTTAAAAGAATTAATTGAAACAACCACTTCAGTAACACGAGAAGGGGTAACCCAAGAAATTCCGATTGATGAGATTGTACCGGGTGATATTGTTAACCTATCAACGGGCGATATGATTCCAGCAGATGCACGCTTGATTTGGGCGAAGGATTTATTCGTAAACCAATCTTCGTTAACAGGTGAATCACTACCGGTTGAAAAATATGTGGCGACAGATGTCCAAGACCGCGATCCAAGTACGGTAACCGCACTTGATTTTGAAAACTTAGCCTTTATGGGAACCGACGTTTTGAGTGGCCAAGGAAAAGTACTGGTTTTAAAAACAGGCGAAGCGACTTTCTTTGGTGACATTGCTTCACAGTCTACTAAATCACGCGGCGAAACAAGCTTTGACCGTGGTGTGAAAAATGTCAGCAAAGTCTTACTACGTTTCATGGCCGTGATGGTGCCGATTGTCTTCTTGATGAATGGTTTTTCAAAAGGTGATTGGACAGGAGCATTCTTCTTCGCCATTGCCATTGCAGTCGGATTAACGCCAGAAATGTTACCGATGATTGTAACGAGTAATTTGGCAAAAGGCGCGCTTACGATGTCACGCAAAAAAGTAATTGTTAAAGAGTTAAATGCCATCCAAAATTTAGGTGCTATGGATGTGCTTTGTACCGATAAAACAGGAACTATTACAGAAGATAAAGTTGTTTTAGTTGAACACTTGGATCCACTAGGCAATGACAGTGACCAAGTTTTGGCGCTAACCTATATGAATGCCAACTACCAAACCGGTTGGAAAAACGTAATGGACCATGCAGTTCTTGAATATGTCGAAGAAAATCGTGATGCGGTTAACTTTGCTAAGGCAGAAAAAATTGATGAAATACCCTTTGATTTTTCACGCCGCCGCCTAACTGTAGCAGTTAAAACAGAGGAAAAGCAGTTGATGATTACAAAAGGCGCAGCTGAAGAAATGCTGTCTATTTGTAACCGGGTTGAAATTAATGGTGAAATTTTACCTTTAACAGATGAACTGCGTGCTAACATGACGGCTATTAGCACTAAGCTGAATATGCAAGGCATGCGTGTCTTGATTGTCGCTTATAAAGAAAACGTTCATGATGAGGCAGTTTATTCAGTGAAAGACGAGCAAGATATGATTATTTCTGGCTTCATGGGCTTCTTGGATCCACCGAAACAATCATCGATTACAGCGATTAAGTCACTTCATGAGCACGGTGTTAATGTTAAGGTCCTAACGGGAGACAACGAAATTGTTGCCCAAAAGATTTGTAAAGACGTAGGCATTGAAGTGAATCGTGCCATTTTAGGAACTGAATTAGACCAAATGAGTGACCAAGACTTGTCAGATGTTGTAGAAGAGGTTAATTTATTTGCGAAATTAAACCCTGCACAAAAATCACGTATTCTGTCTTCTCTTCAAGAAAAAGGACATACCGTTGGCTTTATGGGTGATGGTATTAATGATGCACCTGCACTTCGGACAGCAGACGTTGGTATTTCCGTTGATAATGCGGCAGATATTACCAAAGAAGCAAGTTCAATTATTTTATTAGAGAAAAGTTTGACTGTCTTAGAGGATGGCGTATTAGAAGGTCGTAATGTTTTTGGCAATATGATGAAGTACATTAAGATGACTGTTAGTTCGAACTTCGGGAATGTTTTTAGTGTCTTGATCGCCAGTGCTTTCTTACCATTTTTACCGATGTTATCCATCCAACTATTGGTTCAAAACTTGATCTATGATATTGCACAACTAACGATTCCATGGGACCGTATGGATGAGGAAGATTTGATGAAACCAACTAAATGGGATACATCTGACTTGATGACCTTTACCTTTGCGATTGGGCCAATCAGCTCGATTTTTGATGTACTGACATTCTTAGTAATGTGGTTTGTTTTCAAAGCAAACACGCCGCAAGATGCAGCTCTATTCCACAGTGGCTGGTTTGTTATCGGACTGATTACTCAAACGGTTGTTGTTCATGTTATCCGTACGAAAAAAATACCATTTATTCAAAGTCGCGCTGGATTCGGCGTATCACTATCAACTATTTTAGTGGTGATTGCAGCCGTATTGATTCCGGGAAGCTTCTTCGGTAGCTATATCGACTTAGTGGCACTACCAACGAACTACTGGTTATGGGCATTCGTCATTATTATTGCCTATGTGTTAACCACACAAGTCGTGAAGACCATCTATATTAAAGTGAATAAGAAATGGCTGTAA
- a CDS encoding heavy metal translocating P-type ATPase, translated as MTTKKQYEWLLEGIDCANCAAKVEHAVGKIEGVSASNVNFMTKTLQFELDQPTEQQLNRVKETIHQVEPDVTTLDKKTGQPIGQNIDDHHDHDHHHDHHGHSHGDSNVSRSIIRLVVTLIILVVAVLAPLASTASLILFILAYLVAGYDVIWTAIRNLFNGRIFDENFLMTVATLSAFYIREFPEAVSVMLFYQIGELFQDIAVDRSRRSIADLMAIRPDYANLKQADGSSQRVNPEDVQVGDIIVIHPGEKVALDGLVQSGQTSVDTAALTGESMPRTVAAGEEVLSGFVNLTGVVEVEVTKQFSDSTVVKILDLVENASSRKAPTETFISKFARVYTPVVVAIAVLLAVLPPLLMGASFNEWLYRASIFLVISCPCALVVSIPVGFFGGIGSASRKGILVKGSNFLEALNDVAYVVMDKTGTLTKGKFEVTAIHPAEGWTKEQLLEQAAQAEYYSNHPIAKSVQVAYGQAIDPNTIEDYHEEAGHGITVKIAGQSVLVGNRQLMADHHIAVSDHSASGTMIYVAVDGQYAGVIVIGDQIKDDAKATVQQLKAAGVRQITMLTGDSKTVADQVGQELGIDEVYAELLPQDKVAQIEAIMERKTAKEKVVFVGDGINDTPVLARADIGIAMGGLGSDAAIEAADIVIMDDQPSKVATAIQVAKDTRKIVWQNIIFAMAVKGLFLLLGAFGLASMWEAVFADVGVTVLAVLNAMRMMKK; from the coding sequence ATGACAACTAAAAAGCAATACGAATGGCTATTAGAAGGCATTGATTGCGCTAATTGCGCAGCCAAAGTCGAACATGCCGTTGGAAAAATAGAAGGTGTGTCCGCTAGTAACGTTAATTTTATGACTAAGACTCTTCAATTTGAACTGGATCAACCAACTGAACAACAATTAAATAGAGTTAAAGAAACCATTCATCAAGTAGAACCCGATGTGACCACCCTTGATAAAAAAACGGGACAGCCTATTGGACAAAACATTGATGACCACCATGACCACGACCATCATCACGACCACCATGGGCATAGCCACGGTGATAGTAATGTCAGCCGTTCAATCATTCGATTAGTGGTGACTCTAATTATTTTAGTAGTAGCTGTGTTGGCGCCTTTAGCATCAACGGCTAGTTTAATATTATTTATTCTCGCTTATTTGGTGGCAGGCTACGATGTCATCTGGACAGCTATCCGCAATCTTTTTAACGGCCGGATTTTTGATGAAAATTTCTTGATGACAGTCGCCACCTTAAGTGCCTTTTATATTCGTGAATTTCCTGAGGCAGTATCGGTGATGTTGTTTTATCAAATCGGCGAACTCTTTCAAGATATTGCGGTTGATCGGTCGAGACGGTCTATTGCTGATTTGATGGCGATACGCCCTGACTACGCTAATCTCAAACAAGCGGATGGTAGCAGCCAGCGCGTTAATCCTGAAGATGTGCAAGTAGGCGACATTATTGTGATTCACCCCGGCGAAAAAGTGGCGTTAGATGGCCTCGTCCAAAGTGGTCAAACGTCCGTTGATACAGCAGCCTTAACCGGTGAATCAATGCCACGTACTGTTGCTGCCGGCGAAGAAGTCTTGAGCGGCTTCGTCAACTTAACGGGTGTGGTGGAAGTTGAGGTTACTAAGCAGTTTTCAGATTCAACGGTTGTTAAAATTCTTGATTTGGTTGAAAATGCCAGCAGTCGAAAAGCACCAACTGAAACCTTTATTAGTAAATTTGCTCGTGTATATACGCCAGTTGTCGTTGCGATTGCCGTTCTATTGGCAGTTCTACCACCCTTACTAATGGGTGCTAGCTTTAATGAATGGCTTTACCGAGCAAGTATCTTCCTAGTGATTTCATGTCCGTGTGCCCTAGTCGTGTCCATTCCAGTTGGTTTCTTTGGCGGGATTGGTTCAGCTTCTCGTAAGGGAATTCTGGTTAAAGGAAGTAATTTTTTGGAAGCTTTAAATGATGTGGCCTATGTGGTCATGGACAAAACAGGGACGCTGACAAAAGGTAAATTTGAGGTGACAGCTATTCATCCAGCTGAAGGATGGACGAAAGAGCAACTCTTGGAGCAAGCAGCTCAAGCAGAATATTACTCCAACCACCCGATCGCTAAGTCTGTTCAAGTTGCTTATGGTCAGGCCATTGATCCTAATACGATCGAAGATTATCACGAAGAAGCAGGTCATGGCATCACCGTTAAAATTGCGGGTCAATCTGTTTTAGTAGGAAACCGCCAATTGATGGCTGATCATCACATTGCAGTTTCAGACCATTCAGCAAGTGGCACTATGATTTATGTAGCCGTTGATGGTCAGTATGCTGGCGTGATTGTGATTGGTGACCAAATTAAAGACGATGCAAAAGCGACCGTTCAACAATTAAAAGCAGCCGGCGTTCGCCAAATCACCATGTTAACGGGTGACAGCAAAACCGTTGCGGATCAAGTGGGACAAGAGCTTGGGATAGATGAGGTTTATGCGGAACTACTCCCTCAAGATAAGGTGGCTCAAATTGAGGCTATTATGGAGAGGAAAACAGCTAAAGAAAAAGTAGTTTTCGTTGGCGATGGAATTAATGATACACCGGTCTTGGCTCGCGCTGATATTGGGATTGCTATGGGTGGACTCGGCTCAGATGCTGCAATTGAAGCGGCAGATATTGTTATTATGGATGACCAGCCGTCTAAAGTTGCCACAGCCATTCAAGTCGCAAAAGACACCCGCAAAATTGTTTGGCAAAATATTATTTTTGCGATGGCAGTTAAAGGTTTGTTCCTCCTGTTAGGTGCCTTTGGACTAGCTAGCATGTGGGAAGCCGTCTTTGCTGATGTTGGTGTGACTGTTTTGGCCGTTTTAAATGCCATGCGAATGATGAAAAAATAA
- a CDS encoding DUF975 family protein: protein MNRQLFKATAKKQLKQHYLPWLVIALISILLTYNQSQSNSEMIQTGLTINFHFRWLTLFELIFTIGFARVALDLSLGYYHSFKESFFSNRQWLKEFGAMLLVNIYTILWTFLFIIPGVMKYYAYSMVPYILAEDSEMSISDAIALSQDLTDGFKFDLFILDMSFILWDILAMFTLGISGFYSEPYKKASFTQAYLFLSR from the coding sequence ATGAACCGTCAACTGTTTAAAGCTACAGCCAAAAAGCAATTGAAGCAGCATTATTTACCTTGGTTAGTGATCGCTCTTATTAGTATCTTGCTCACCTATAACCAATCTCAATCTAACAGCGAGATGATTCAAACAGGACTTACCATTAACTTTCATTTTCGTTGGTTAACTCTTTTCGAGCTTATCTTTACTATTGGGTTTGCTCGTGTTGCACTTGATTTATCATTAGGTTATTACCACTCTTTTAAAGAAAGTTTTTTTAGCAACCGCCAGTGGTTAAAGGAATTTGGAGCCATGTTGCTCGTTAATATTTACACCATACTATGGACCTTTTTATTCATTATTCCAGGAGTGATGAAGTATTACGCCTATTCAATGGTCCCTTATATTCTAGCTGAAGATAGCGAGATGAGTATTTCTGATGCTATTGCACTTAGCCAAGATTTAACTGATGGCTTTAAATTCGATTTATTTATTCTCGATATGTCCTTTATCTTGTGGGATATCCTAGCCATGTTTACTTTGGGGATCAGTGGTTTCTATTCAGAACCTTATAAAAAAGCAAGCTTCACCCAAGCTTACTTATTTTTGTCGCGGTAA
- a CDS encoding ECF transporter S component encodes MKDSKNKTYRIAILGILTAIIIIQNFVPFLGNIPIPPLNPTIIQITVIIASFVLGTKEGMFVGGVWGVVRMIKAYTLPASPLDLLLFTNPLISLVPRILIGLTAGMTFRFFQKKGKDSLGMAVGAVVGSLTNTVLVLGFIALLFGNEYAAALDVAPANLMSALSVIVATNGIAEAVASAILAPIVSKALLKARRK; translated from the coding sequence ATGAAAGATTCGAAAAATAAAACATACCGAATTGCCATCTTAGGCATTCTAACCGCTATTATTATTATTCAAAATTTTGTTCCCTTCCTAGGAAACATTCCGATTCCGCCACTTAACCCGACCATTATTCAAATTACTGTTATTATCGCTAGCTTTGTTCTTGGTACGAAAGAAGGCATGTTCGTCGGTGGTGTTTGGGGCGTCGTTCGAATGATCAAAGCCTATACACTACCTGCGTCGCCACTGGATTTATTACTCTTTACCAATCCGCTCATTTCACTTGTTCCGCGGATACTCATCGGTTTAACTGCCGGCATGACCTTCCGTTTTTTCCAGAAAAAAGGAAAAGATAGCCTCGGCATGGCAGTCGGTGCCGTCGTTGGGTCATTGACTAATACTGTTTTAGTACTCGGCTTTATCGCCCTCTTATTCGGAAATGAGTATGCAGCTGCTCTAGATGTAGCTCCAGCTAACTTGATGTCTGCCCTATCCGTTATTGTTGCAACAAATGGGATAGCTGAAGCCGTTGCCTCCGCTATTCTAGCCCCAATTGTTAGCAAAGCCTTATTAAAAGCTAGAAGAAAATAG
- a CDS encoding ABC1 kinase family protein: MSDDKRLREIVRVLSSYGLRFVYHHKIQNKPDAVDIDAVNLRRAFEKLGPSFIKIGQILSTRLDILPQAFVDELALLQDRAPEFPFEEVERIFFEETGLSLGEVFLSIDEKPLASASIAQVHKAVLRTGESVILKVQRPIIDETLIRDLDILIRLSEWMPPGIIDVIDPKEALEQVKETTLVELDFRNEARLLNEFRDHNKHVACIGVPKVYEGLTKRRVLVEEFIDGVKITNKVALEELGYDMDDISQKLMMSYLKQLFKDGFFHGDPHPGNFLIHDSKIYFIDFGIMGRLNDDMRRSLNQLIEGLASKDIDLMVSVCLELATPREPLDKRRLYTDIEHMFDVYLSNDMKNVHMTEFITDFIRMFKRHNLVIPSELTILAKALSILEGVFQDLSPDLNLIRIAKDYLRENMTLDSVMERFNKEKLLVQSYQLVKDMSELPTNVSKLLKQIVNGRLRLNIDMDDFDEKWTDVKKMFNRVVMSLIIVGLLLSSALMTGTESGEYLGQAGFIISGLFGIWLLISIYRSGNL; this comes from the coding sequence ATGTCAGATGATAAACGATTACGCGAAATTGTACGTGTCTTATCTTCATACGGTCTTCGTTTTGTTTACCATCACAAAATTCAAAATAAACCAGACGCTGTCGATATTGATGCCGTCAATCTGCGACGGGCTTTTGAAAAATTAGGGCCTAGCTTTATTAAGATTGGCCAAATTTTATCGACTCGTTTGGATATTCTCCCCCAAGCCTTTGTTGATGAATTAGCCTTGCTGCAAGATCGTGCGCCGGAGTTTCCCTTTGAAGAAGTGGAACGTATTTTCTTTGAAGAGACTGGCTTATCCTTGGGCGAGGTCTTTTTGTCAATCGATGAAAAACCGCTCGCTAGTGCCTCGATTGCACAAGTTCACAAGGCCGTGTTGCGAACGGGTGAATCCGTGATATTAAAGGTACAGCGCCCGATTATTGATGAAACCTTAATTCGTGATTTGGATATTTTAATTCGTCTCAGCGAGTGGATGCCACCGGGGATTATTGATGTTATCGACCCTAAAGAAGCGCTAGAGCAAGTGAAAGAAACCACTTTGGTCGAACTGGATTTTCGTAATGAAGCCCGCTTGTTGAACGAGTTTCGTGACCACAATAAACATGTGGCTTGTATCGGTGTGCCGAAAGTTTACGAAGGGCTGACCAAGCGTCGTGTTCTGGTGGAAGAATTTATTGATGGTGTTAAAATTACCAATAAAGTGGCGTTAGAAGAACTTGGCTATGATATGGATGATATTAGTCAGAAGTTGATGATGTCTTATTTGAAGCAGCTATTTAAAGATGGATTTTTCCATGGCGATCCACATCCAGGCAATTTTTTAATCCATGATAGTAAAATTTATTTTATTGATTTTGGTATTATGGGTCGTTTGAACGATGATATGCGTCGCTCACTCAACCAATTAATTGAAGGATTGGCTAGTAAGGACATTGATCTGATGGTGAGTGTTTGTTTGGAACTGGCAACACCTCGTGAACCACTAGATAAACGTCGTCTCTACACTGATATCGAGCATATGTTTGATGTTTACTTGAGTAATGATATGAAAAATGTGCATATGACTGAATTTATTACTGATTTTATTCGGATGTTTAAACGTCATAATCTGGTTATACCGAGTGAATTAACTATTTTAGCCAAGGCGCTGTCGATTTTGGAAGGGGTCTTTCAAGATTTGTCACCAGATCTCAACCTTATCCGTATTGCCAAGGACTACTTACGCGAAAATATGACGTTGGATAGTGTGATGGAGCGCTTTAACAAAGAAAAACTACTCGTTCAAAGTTATCAGCTTGTTAAAGATATGAGCGAACTGCCGACCAATGTTTCTAAGCTGCTCAAACAAATTGTCAACGGTCGCTTGCGCTTGAATATTGATATGGATGACTTTGACGAAAAATGGACGGACGTTAAGAAGATGTTTAACCGAGTTGTGATGTCTTTAATTATTGTGGGTTTATTGTTGTCATCAGCGTTAATGACGGGGACAGAAAGCGGAGAATATTTAGGACAAGCCGGTTTTATCATTTCAGGTCTCTTTGGTATTTGGCTGTTAATTTCCATTTATCGATCAGGTAATTTGTGA
- a CDS encoding CdaR family protein, which produces MSKKKNTLFENSWFIRAVSLFVSLLLFSYVYSEHYGLTTTNRNNAISTTRNETISNLPIQVNMDTDHYFISGLPETIVLSLTGPESVIVQTLSANDFSIVTEDLNLLGPGRHTIEIRAVNLSDELNYQITPSRVNVEIEEKVSIESPIEVLFDTSLVDEEYVSGEPVLSDETAIITGPASTIDRIARIYVRVPSDTSLTSNVDITTVVQVEDGNGNKLNVSIEPQEVDVEIPITPYEKKVPLTINQKGTAASGKTYELSLVGDGEVSLKGNRNLLAEVDEVTLDVDITNIKTDTVLTLPVISPLPTVTVSPTEVQVNVKVTTTQTESATNRSSTTVQPVKKEEDE; this is translated from the coding sequence ATGAGTAAAAAGAAGAATACCTTATTTGAGAATAGTTGGTTTATCCGTGCTGTCTCGCTCTTTGTATCCTTATTGTTATTCAGCTATGTGTATTCAGAACATTATGGTCTAACGACTACGAACCGCAATAATGCGATTAGTACGACAAGAAATGAGACCATATCAAACTTACCGATCCAAGTGAATATGGATACAGACCACTATTTTATTTCAGGGTTACCGGAAACAATTGTACTTAGTCTGACGGGCCCTGAGAGCGTGATTGTTCAAACTTTATCCGCAAATGATTTTTCAATTGTGACGGAAGATTTGAATTTATTGGGTCCAGGTCGACATACGATTGAGATTCGTGCGGTGAATTTATCTGATGAATTAAACTATCAAATTACCCCTTCACGAGTGAATGTGGAAATAGAAGAAAAAGTTTCCATTGAGAGCCCAATTGAGGTATTATTTGATACGTCGCTTGTTGATGAAGAATACGTCTCAGGCGAGCCAGTATTGAGTGATGAAACAGCTATTATTACAGGACCAGCATCAACCATTGACCGGATTGCACGTATCTATGTGCGCGTGCCGTCAGATACAAGTTTAACAAGTAATGTTGATATTACGACAGTGGTTCAAGTTGAAGATGGTAATGGCAACAAATTAAATGTTTCCATTGAACCTCAAGAAGTTGATGTCGAAATTCCGATTACCCCTTATGAGAAAAAAGTACCACTTACGATTAATCAAAAAGGGACAGCCGCTTCTGGAAAAACGTACGAGTTGAGCTTAGTTGGTGACGGCGAAGTCAGCTTGAAGGGTAACCGTAACCTATTGGCTGAAGTTGACGAAGTGACACTGGATGTTGATATTACAAATATTAAGACGGATACAGTGTTGACTTTACCCGTTATATCGCCGCTTCCAACGGTTACCGTTTCACCGACTGAAGTTCAAGTTAATGTTAAAGTAACGACAACACAGACGGAGTCAGCAACCAACCGTTCTTCCACAACTGTTCAACCAGTTAAAAAGGAAGAAGACGAATAG
- a CDS encoding PH domain-containing protein — translation MSLFDRLAGHAGKVGNDSAEKLLEGLLTQTEKVLSTFKLVRDYIIFTNKRLILVDVQGVGTKKEIQSIPYRSISRFTIETAGTADIDSEIKLYISNGLEPIVSLELGRNKQHVYDISRILAEELLG, via the coding sequence ATGTCTTTATTTGATCGCCTAGCTGGTCATGCCGGTAAAGTGGGTAATGATAGCGCTGAAAAATTATTGGAGGGCCTGCTGACTCAAACGGAAAAAGTCTTGTCTACCTTTAAACTGGTTCGTGACTACATTATTTTTACAAACAAGCGTCTTATTTTAGTGGATGTTCAAGGTGTGGGCACTAAAAAAGAAATTCAAAGTATTCCTTACCGTTCGATTAGTCGTTTTACCATTGAGACAGCTGGTACAGCAGATATAGATTCAGAAATAAAATTATATATTTCCAATGGATTAGAGCCAATCGTTAGTCTAGAGCTGGGTCGCAATAAGCAACATGTCTATGATATTTCCCGCATTTTAGCAGAAGAGCTCTTAGGATAA
- a CDS encoding phasin family protein: MEELKKIFLAGVGLTSTSVEKAEKLINEMVEKGRVTVQEGKDLQSELKRKITDKRPVQKDELDHLDYASKEEVAALEVKLDELGKKLDQLLEK; the protein is encoded by the coding sequence ATGGAAGAATTGAAGAAAATTTTCTTAGCTGGTGTTGGCTTGACCTCTACATCTGTCGAAAAGGCGGAGAAACTCATTAACGAAATGGTTGAAAAAGGCCGCGTCACTGTTCAAGAAGGAAAAGATTTACAGAGCGAATTAAAACGTAAAATTACCGACAAACGTCCCGTTCAAAAAGACGAGCTAGACCACTTGGACTACGCGTCTAAAGAAGAGGTTGCAGCATTGGAAGTAAAACTAGATGAATTAGGCAAAAAACTAGACCAATTGTTAGAAAAATAA